The following are from one region of the Synechococcus sp. CBW1108 genome:
- a CDS encoding Nif11-like leader peptide family natural product precursor produces MLLQLKDDAELQEKLMGAADLDAAVTVAKAAGFDVSKADWLSNKRLIGAHLLWEWNWT; encoded by the coding sequence TTGCTGCTCCAGCTCAAAGACGATGCGGAGTTACAGGAAAAGCTCATGGGCGCAGCTGATCTTGATGCTGCCGTAACCGTTGCCAAGGCGGCAGGATTTGATGTCTCCAAGGCTGATTGGCTCTCCAATAAGCGCCTCATCGGTGCCCATTTGCTATGGGAGTGGAACTGGACCTGA
- a CDS encoding MoaD/ThiS family protein, which translates to MAVSADLPSQVQVRLFAGLREAMGWSEQLVELAPAADATPHQLWRQLGLQPAHPPAGVRVAINQQFATWDASLAAGDELAFLPPISGG; encoded by the coding sequence ATGGCCGTCTCAGCTGATCTGCCATCCCAAGTGCAGGTGCGCCTTTTCGCCGGCTTGAGAGAAGCGATGGGCTGGAGCGAGCAGCTGGTCGAGCTAGCCCCAGCAGCTGACGCCACACCTCACCAGCTTTGGCGGCAACTCGGTCTGCAACCCGCCCATCCCCCCGCCGGCGTGCGGGTGGCAATCAACCAGCAGTTCGCCACCTGGGACGCCAGCCTGGCAGCTGGCGATGAGCTGGCCTTCCTGCCACCGATCAGTGGTGGCTGA
- a CDS encoding molybdopterin molybdotransferase MoeA, translating to MGEPFGPEGLPLELARERILEQLQPLGLVEQLPLAVCLGRITAQPMLAGEAVPGFRASIMDGYAIAGSDQPLVGARWRLQGTSAAGAPYGAAVAAGEAVRILTGAVVPAGSGRVLPQELVGLEGDQLELLKPCGASVWIRGPEEEAAAGQELVAAGQRLGVAELGRLASCGVRQLTVTQRPRLGLLISGDELLPPGRQRAPGQIWESNSALLTALLNRLGYAVADQRVVGDQPEQLRAALLQLAAGCDVVVSTGGVSAGDSDWIRPLVAELGAVNFWKLFLKPGRPFAWGQVAGVPFFGLPGNPVAAAVTALQLLWPALQRLEGAEPQLLPRLKVRLEAPLRRGAGRPELARAQLVVAADGGLLARVAGSQASSRIGSLQGADLLLEIPAELGALEAGTELWAQLLRLPLL from the coding sequence ATGGGTGAACCCTTCGGCCCGGAGGGCCTGCCGCTGGAGCTGGCCCGCGAGCGGATTCTGGAGCAGCTCCAACCCCTGGGGCTGGTGGAACAGCTGCCCTTGGCGGTCTGTCTGGGCCGTATCACCGCTCAGCCGATGCTGGCTGGCGAGGCTGTGCCCGGCTTTCGGGCCTCGATCATGGATGGCTACGCCATTGCCGGCTCCGACCAGCCGCTGGTGGGAGCCCGCTGGCGCCTGCAGGGCACCTCGGCCGCCGGGGCCCCCTATGGCGCGGCTGTGGCAGCGGGTGAGGCGGTGCGGATCCTCACGGGCGCCGTGGTGCCCGCGGGCAGTGGCCGGGTGCTGCCCCAGGAGCTGGTGGGGTTGGAGGGGGATCAGCTGGAGCTGCTGAAGCCCTGTGGAGCCTCCGTTTGGATCCGCGGGCCCGAAGAGGAGGCTGCTGCCGGTCAGGAGCTGGTGGCGGCGGGCCAGCGGCTGGGGGTGGCGGAGCTGGGACGCCTGGCCAGTTGCGGGGTGCGCCAGCTGACGGTGACCCAGCGGCCGCGGCTGGGTCTGTTGATCAGTGGTGATGAGTTGTTGCCGCCAGGGAGGCAGCGGGCTCCGGGCCAGATCTGGGAGAGCAATTCGGCCTTGCTCACGGCTCTGCTAAACCGGCTCGGTTATGCGGTGGCCGATCAACGGGTGGTTGGGGACCAACCGGAGCAGTTGCGGGCTGCCTTGCTGCAGCTGGCGGCCGGTTGCGATGTGGTGGTGAGCACCGGTGGCGTCTCCGCCGGCGACAGCGACTGGATTCGGCCGCTGGTGGCGGAGCTGGGGGCCGTGAACTTCTGGAAGCTGTTCCTCAAGCCGGGGCGACCATTCGCCTGGGGCCAGGTGGCCGGGGTGCCCTTTTTCGGGCTGCCGGGCAATCCAGTGGCGGCGGCGGTCACGGCTTTGCAGTTGCTCTGGCCTGCCCTGCAGCGGCTTGAGGGGGCGGAGCCCCAGTTGCTGCCGCGGCTGAAGGTGCGGCTGGAGGCGCCGCTGCGGCGGGGGGCGGGGCGGCCGGAGCTGGCCCGGGCCCAGCTCGTGGTGGCAGCCGATGGCGGGCTGCTGGCCCGGGTGGCAGGGTCCCAGGCCTCCTCGCGGATCGGCTCGTTGCAGGGGGCGGATCTGCTGCTGGAGATCCCGGCGGAGCTGGGGGCCCTGGAGGCGGGCACGGAGCTGTGGGCTCAGTTGCTGCGGCTGCCACTGCTCTGA
- a CDS encoding GTP 3',8-cyclase MoaA, producing the protein MASAVPHPETVATRAHPSDRLGRPLGVLRLSLTARCNLACPYCLPDGHEPPGLLTLGQRLRVIEAAVALGVRSLRLTGGEPLLHRQLEELIRAVQPLRAKGLGEIALTSNGVLLSAERARALRAAGLDRITLSLDGTTGAAVARMAGLGDGAAGERTLAQVLAAIEHARTAGFDPAQGRLKLNAVIQRDANDDQLLPLAGLARERGLELRLIEFMDVGNRNGWREAQVLPAAEMVERIGSRWPLEPLGRPAHGTASRWRYRDGGSGGASQLAVVASVSAPFCGDCNRLRVTADGVAYTCLFAAPGSGLDLKPWLQEKQAGPKLELAMAAHWNQRSDRYSEERNTTNSSNGERAEMAYLGG; encoded by the coding sequence ATGGCCAGCGCCGTCCCCCACCCCGAAACCGTCGCCACCCGCGCCCACCCCAGCGACCGACTGGGCCGGCCGCTAGGGGTGCTGCGCCTATCGCTGACGGCCCGCTGCAACCTGGCCTGTCCCTACTGCCTGCCGGATGGCCACGAACCCCCGGGCCTGCTGACGCTGGGCCAGCGATTGCGGGTGATCGAAGCAGCGGTGGCCCTGGGGGTCCGCAGCCTGCGGCTCACCGGCGGCGAGCCCCTGCTGCACCGCCAGCTTGAGGAGTTGATCAGGGCCGTTCAGCCCCTGCGCGCCAAGGGCCTGGGCGAGATCGCCCTCACCAGCAACGGCGTACTGCTCAGTGCCGAGAGGGCCCGAGCCCTGCGCGCCGCCGGCCTCGACCGCATCACCCTCAGCCTCGACGGCACCACGGGCGCGGCAGTGGCCCGCATGGCAGGCCTTGGTGATGGGGCGGCCGGGGAACGCACCCTGGCCCAGGTGTTGGCGGCGATCGAGCACGCCCGCACCGCCGGCTTCGATCCAGCCCAGGGCCGCCTCAAGCTCAATGCGGTGATCCAGCGCGACGCCAACGACGACCAACTCCTACCCCTGGCGGGCCTGGCCCGGGAGCGGGGGCTGGAGCTGCGCCTGATCGAATTCATGGACGTGGGCAACCGCAACGGCTGGCGGGAAGCCCAGGTGCTCCCGGCCGCCGAGATGGTGGAGCGGATCGGCAGCCGCTGGCCCCTGGAGCCCCTGGGCCGCCCGGCCCACGGCACCGCCAGCCGCTGGCGCTACCGAGATGGGGGCTCGGGTGGCGCAAGCCAACTGGCGGTGGTGGCCTCGGTGAGTGCACCTTTCTGCGGCGACTGCAACCGGCTGCGGGTCACCGCAGATGGCGTCGCCTACACCTGCCTCTTTGCCGCCCCGGGCAGTGGCCTGGATCTCAAACCATGGCTACAGGAAAAACAAGCTGGACCAAAACTTGAACTAGCCATGGCCGCCCACTGGAATCAAAGAAGCGACCGCTATAGCGAGGAGCGCAACACTACAAATTCCAGCAACGGCGAACGCGCCGAGATGGCCTACCTAGGGGGCTAG
- a CDS encoding sigma-70 family RNA polymerase sigma factor, which translates to MGTPLQSVPDVVDSSVAERSPSELSSQEPSLMASTTAAKPGKAKVVLPRTGGRVSADSIGWYLSTIGRVPLLTAAEEIELAHHVQAGKKLQELPAEEHTPRHKRQLRMAQRARDRMMAANLRLVVSVAKKYQNQGLELLDLVQEGAIGLERAVDKFDPAMGYKFSTYAYWWIRQGMTRAIDNSARTIRLPIHISEKLSKMRRISRELSHRLGRQPNRLELSHAMDMAPHELEELMTQSAPCASLDAHARGEEDRSTLGELIADPASNEHMDSMDRHIQKEHLGAWLSQLNEREQKILKLRFGLEGSDPLTLAEIGRLINVSRERVRQLEAKAIMKLRLMSNYQQAA; encoded by the coding sequence GTGGGGACGCCTTTGCAATCCGTTCCTGACGTTGTTGACAGCAGCGTTGCGGAGCGATCACCATCAGAGCTATCTAGTCAAGAGCCATCCTTGATGGCGTCCACAACAGCAGCAAAACCTGGCAAAGCCAAGGTTGTGCTGCCCCGCACCGGCGGTCGCGTCAGTGCAGATTCGATCGGCTGGTATCTGAGCACCATCGGCAGGGTGCCCCTGCTCACCGCAGCCGAAGAAATCGAGCTGGCCCACCATGTGCAGGCGGGCAAAAAGCTGCAGGAGCTACCCGCAGAGGAGCACACCCCCAGGCATAAACGCCAACTGCGCATGGCCCAGCGGGCCCGCGACCGCATGATGGCGGCCAACCTACGCTTGGTCGTCAGCGTGGCCAAGAAGTATCAAAACCAGGGGCTGGAACTACTCGATCTGGTTCAGGAAGGGGCAATTGGCCTGGAGAGGGCCGTCGACAAATTTGACCCTGCAATGGGGTACAAATTCTCCACCTATGCCTACTGGTGGATCCGCCAAGGGATGACCAGGGCAATCGACAACAGCGCCCGCACCATTCGCCTCCCGATTCACATCAGTGAAAAGCTCTCCAAGATGCGCCGCATCAGTAGGGAGCTTTCCCATCGACTGGGTCGCCAACCCAACCGGCTGGAGCTCTCCCACGCCATGGACATGGCTCCCCATGAACTGGAGGAGCTGATGACCCAGAGCGCCCCCTGCGCCTCGCTCGATGCCCATGCCCGCGGCGAAGAAGACCGCAGCACCCTGGGGGAACTGATCGCCGATCCGGCCAGCAACGAGCACATGGACTCGATGGACCGCCATATCCAGAAAGAGCACCTGGGCGCCTGGCTCTCCCAGCTGAATGAGCGGGAGCAGAAAATTCTCAAGCTGCGCTTTGGCCTGGAGGGTTCCGATCCCCTCACCCTCGCTGAGATCGGCAGGCTGATCAACGTCTCCCGCGAGCGGGTGCGCCAGCTGGAGGCCAAGGCGATCATGAAACTGCGCCTGATGAGCAACTACCAGCAGGCCGCCTGA
- the moaC gene encoding cyclic pyranopterin monophosphate synthase MoaC, whose protein sequence is MTAPQLSHLNAAGEVHMVEVGDRPATARQATAEGFISMEAATLALVLEGRAPKGDVLAVARVAAIQAAKRTWELIPLCHPIALSGVSVQLEPAADGSGLHLTATARTTGPTGVEMEALTAVQVGLLTLYDMLKSADPAMTIGPVRLLAKSGGRGGEWQRHG, encoded by the coding sequence ATGACGGCACCCCAGTTGAGTCACCTCAATGCCGCCGGCGAGGTGCACATGGTGGAGGTGGGCGATCGGCCCGCCACCGCCCGCCAGGCCACCGCTGAGGGGTTCATCAGCATGGAGGCGGCCACCCTGGCCCTGGTGCTGGAGGGCCGCGCCCCCAAGGGGGATGTGCTGGCGGTGGCGCGGGTGGCGGCAATCCAGGCCGCCAAGCGCACCTGGGAGCTGATCCCCCTCTGCCACCCGATCGCTCTCAGCGGCGTGAGTGTGCAGCTCGAGCCCGCCGCCGATGGCTCTGGTCTGCACCTGACTGCCACCGCCCGCACCACCGGTCCCACCGGGGTGGAGATGGAGGCGCTCACGGCCGTGCAGGTGGGCCTGCTCACCCTCTACGACATGCTCAAGAGCGCCGATCCAGCCATGACCATCGGTCCGGTGCGGCTGCTGGCCAAGAGTGGCGGCCGCGGTGGGGAGTGGCAACGGCATGGGTGA
- a CDS encoding molybdenum cofactor biosynthesis protein MoaE, producing MVAIQLEAEPFEPLHALAEWHQLLAAELGILPAAESHFVGRVRPSGANDAPLTALELEHYPGMSEACIASLAAAAAGRHGATAVLVRHRIGLVLPGDAIVLVAIGADRRGPAQRCCKELLEALKHDAPFWKREWHADGSSAWITGNTAL from the coding sequence ATGGTCGCAATCCAGCTGGAAGCGGAGCCGTTTGAGCCGCTGCATGCCCTGGCCGAGTGGCATCAATTGCTGGCTGCAGAGCTGGGAATACTGCCTGCGGCCGAGAGTCATTTCGTGGGCCGAGTGCGCCCCAGCGGCGCCAACGACGCACCCCTCACAGCTCTGGAGCTGGAGCACTACCCAGGCATGAGCGAGGCCTGCATCGCCTCCCTGGCGGCCGCCGCCGCCGGCCGGCACGGGGCGACTGCAGTGCTGGTGAGACACCGGATCGGCTTGGTGTTGCCGGGAGACGCCATCGTGCTGGTGGCCATCGGCGCCGACCGCCGCGGCCCGGCCCAGCGCTGCTGCAAGGAGCTGTTGGAGGCCCTCAAGCACGACGCCCCCTTCTGGAAAAGGGAGTGGCACGCCGATGGCAGCAGCGCCTGGATCACGGGCAATACGGCCCTGTAA
- the moaB gene encoding molybdenum cofactor biosynthesis protein B — MSLAIALLTVSDTRTLEDDRSGDALQQRLESAGHRLVQRLLVPDDRYQIRSEVSRWIADAGVQVVISSGGTGLTGRDGTPEAVAPLLDKTIEGFGELFRVLSFETIGTSSLQSRALAGVANGTVIFVLPGSLDAVQTAWDRLISAQLNGATRPCNLVQLLPRLRESQDGQAGP, encoded by the coding sequence GTGAGCCTCGCCATCGCCCTGCTCACGGTGTCGGACACGCGCACCCTGGAAGACGACCGCAGCGGTGACGCCCTGCAGCAGCGGCTTGAGTCGGCCGGCCACCGGCTGGTGCAGCGCCTGCTGGTGCCAGACGACCGCTATCAGATCCGCTCTGAAGTGAGCCGCTGGATTGCCGATGCAGGCGTGCAGGTGGTGATCAGCTCTGGCGGCACCGGTCTCACCGGCCGCGACGGCACGCCGGAGGCGGTGGCGCCCCTGCTCGACAAGACGATCGAGGGCTTCGGTGAGTTGTTTCGGGTGCTCTCCTTTGAAACGATCGGCACCAGCAGCCTGCAGAGCCGAGCCCTGGCGGGAGTTGCCAACGGCACCGTGATCTTCGTGCTGCCCGGTTCCCTCGATGCGGTGCAAACGGCCTGGGATCGGCTGATCTCCGCCCAGCTCAATGGCGCCACCCGACCCTGCAACCTGGTTCAGCTGCTGCCGCGGTTGCGAGAGTCGCAGGATGGGCAGGCTGGCCCATAA
- a CDS encoding IS66 family transposase — MSTPPAGISEADWKTWPAGARELILSQHEEIELLRSQLTALATELASLRERIGRSSRNSSKPPSSDGLGFKPPERRKGSGRKRGGQQGHPGSGPELLPIERVDKVVDHYPDACRRCGTLLQGDDLEPLRHQVIEIPPITPLVIEHHLHRLVCPCCSTSTCAPLPVDVELSRYGPRLSALVGLLGSAFPLSFSKTQALLQQLLGVEMSRGAIARVRQRLSAALAEPMAQALRAARQQPVAYVDETGAPTGNADGNNPTGKRGWQWVMVTPLVTVFLQGLSRSTAAAIELLGSAFGGIVVSDRFSAYNHLPVMQRQLCWAHLIRDLTAIAERPGASAEFGAQLLGLQQQLFGHWHNYKEGKIDWPALQQSCLPIRQTFEATLQRVVELGYQRGERTPWASTVRTCQQLQKVTDGLWTFLENEGIEPTNNAAERARRQSVIQRKISHGVQSASGAICRSRLLTVTTTLRQQGRDVWEFLEQAWISHHRGGVMPSLLSDP, encoded by the coding sequence ATGAGCACACCTCCGGCCGGAATTTCAGAAGCTGACTGGAAGACCTGGCCGGCTGGTGCAAGAGAGCTGATCCTTTCCCAGCATGAGGAGATTGAGCTGCTCCGCAGCCAACTCACCGCCCTGGCCACCGAGCTGGCCAGCCTGCGGGAGCGGATTGGCCGCAGTTCGCGCAACTCTTCCAAACCGCCCTCCAGTGATGGTCTGGGTTTTAAGCCTCCAGAGCGGCGCAAGGGCAGTGGCCGCAAGCGGGGCGGCCAGCAGGGCCATCCCGGCAGTGGGCCGGAGCTGCTGCCGATTGAGCGTGTCGACAAGGTGGTGGATCATTACCCGGATGCCTGCCGCCGCTGTGGCACCCTGCTGCAGGGAGATGACCTTGAGCCGCTGCGTCACCAGGTGATCGAGATTCCACCGATCACGCCGCTGGTGATCGAGCATCACCTGCATCGGTTGGTTTGCCCCTGCTGCTCCACCAGCACCTGCGCCCCGTTGCCGGTTGATGTGGAGCTCAGCCGCTACGGGCCACGTCTCAGTGCCCTGGTGGGGCTACTGGGCAGTGCCTTCCCGTTGAGTTTCAGCAAGACCCAGGCCCTGCTCCAGCAGCTGCTGGGTGTGGAGATGAGCCGTGGAGCAATTGCACGGGTCCGTCAGCGCCTGAGTGCAGCGTTGGCCGAACCGATGGCCCAGGCGCTGCGGGCCGCCCGTCAGCAACCGGTGGCTTACGTGGATGAGACCGGCGCCCCCACCGGCAACGCCGACGGCAACAATCCCACTGGAAAGCGGGGCTGGCAGTGGGTCATGGTCACACCGCTGGTGACGGTGTTTCTGCAGGGGCTGAGCCGTTCTACGGCCGCTGCGATTGAGCTGCTCGGCAGTGCCTTTGGCGGGATTGTCGTGAGCGATCGCTTCTCGGCCTACAACCACCTGCCGGTGATGCAAAGGCAGCTGTGTTGGGCGCACCTGATCCGCGATTTAACGGCCATCGCCGAACGCCCGGGCGCCAGCGCTGAGTTTGGAGCCCAGCTGCTGGGCCTGCAGCAGCAGCTGTTTGGCCACTGGCACAACTACAAGGAGGGAAAGATTGACTGGCCCGCCTTGCAGCAAAGCTGCCTGCCGATTCGCCAGACCTTTGAGGCCACGTTGCAGCGGGTAGTGGAGCTGGGCTACCAGCGCGGCGAGCGAACGCCTTGGGCCAGCACAGTGCGCACCTGCCAGCAGCTCCAGAAGGTGACAGATGGGTTGTGGACCTTCCTGGAGAACGAGGGAATAGAGCCCACCAACAACGCCGCAGAACGTGCCCGGCGCCAATCGGTGATTCAGCGCAAGATCAGTCACGGCGTCCAATCAGCCAGCGGTGCCATCTGCCGCAGCCGCCTGCTCACAGTCACCACCACCCTTAGGCAACAGGGGCGGGATGTCTGGGAGTTCCTCGAGCAGGCCTGGATCTCCCATCACCGCGGTGGGGTGATGCCGTCACTGCTGAGCGACCCCTGA
- the ppk1 gene encoding polyphosphate kinase 1 produces MAKTETLLAPELYINRELSWLDFNYRVLAQALDEYTPLLEQAKFSAIFSNNLDEFFMVRVASLKSQIEAGVSTLSDDGLTAQQQLQAIRAKLRPLLEIQQQHYRHSLKSQLSSYGVHLIDYANLNDGQREWIETYFQNAIFPVLTPLAVDPSHPFPFISNLSLNVAALVRDPDTGQQEFARVKVPQKNLPRFVQIPAQLSGKQPEPVYTAVPLEQVVAFNLRLLFPGMHVEGHYFFRVTRDADLELRDLEADDLMEALEEGLRKRRRGGEVVRLEVADEMPEVVVQLLMEGTAVEAEDVYRVNGPLGLDDLMSLVAIPLPQLKFKPHKGRTATALARTQKGQLEDGSIKAEEFESIFSVIRRGDVLLHHPYDLFSTSVEEFLNQAADDPLVLAIKMTLYRTSKNSAVVAALIRAAENGKQVMALVELKARFDEDNNIQWAKQLEASGVHVVYGVLGLKTHTKILLVVRKEKERLNSYVHIGTGNYNSKTSSLYTDIGLLTARPEFGADLVELFNYLTGFSKQQSFRRLLVAPVTLRSRMEGLIRREIDHALAGRGGHIRAKINSLVDPAIIALLYEASQAGVTIELVVRGMCSLRPALEGISDGITVISVIGRFLEHSRIFWFGNGGAAELFIGSADWMSRNLDKRVEAVAQIEDPRLRQQLEQILDLYLQDTGAWHMNSEGQFQKRQHGGEQHLVQQEMVKRWRGGLIAAT; encoded by the coding sequence ATGGCAAAAACTGAGACGCTGCTGGCCCCTGAGCTCTACATCAACCGCGAGCTGAGCTGGCTCGATTTCAACTACCGGGTGCTGGCCCAGGCCCTCGACGAGTACACGCCCCTGCTGGAGCAAGCCAAGTTCAGCGCCATCTTCAGCAACAACCTCGACGAGTTCTTCATGGTGCGGGTGGCATCACTGAAGTCCCAGATCGAAGCTGGCGTCAGCACCCTCAGCGACGACGGCCTCACCGCCCAGCAGCAGCTCCAGGCAATCCGCGCCAAGCTGCGGCCCCTCCTGGAGATCCAGCAGCAGCACTACCGCCATTCACTGAAGAGCCAGCTCTCCAGCTACGGCGTTCACCTGATCGACTACGCCAACCTCAACGACGGCCAGCGCGAGTGGATCGAGACCTACTTCCAGAACGCCATCTTCCCGGTACTGACCCCCCTGGCGGTGGATCCCTCCCACCCCTTCCCCTTCATCAGCAACCTCAGCCTCAACGTGGCCGCCCTGGTGCGGGATCCGGATACGGGCCAGCAGGAGTTCGCCCGGGTGAAGGTGCCCCAGAAAAACCTGCCCCGCTTTGTTCAGATTCCTGCCCAGCTGAGCGGAAAACAGCCCGAGCCGGTGTACACCGCCGTGCCGCTGGAGCAGGTGGTGGCCTTCAACCTCAGGCTGCTGTTCCCTGGCATGCATGTGGAAGGTCACTACTTCTTCCGCGTCACCCGCGACGCAGACCTGGAACTGCGTGACCTGGAAGCCGATGACCTGATGGAGGCCCTGGAGGAGGGGCTGCGCAAACGTCGCCGCGGCGGCGAGGTGGTGCGGCTGGAGGTGGCAGACGAAATGCCCGAGGTGGTGGTGCAACTGCTGATGGAAGGCACCGCGGTGGAAGCCGAGGACGTCTACCGGGTGAACGGCCCCCTGGGCCTCGACGACCTGATGAGCCTGGTCGCCATCCCGCTACCCCAGCTGAAGTTCAAGCCCCACAAGGGCCGCACCGCCACCGCCCTGGCCCGCACCCAGAAGGGCCAGCTGGAAGACGGCTCGATCAAGGCGGAGGAATTCGAGAGCATCTTCTCGGTGATCAGACGCGGAGACGTCCTGCTGCATCACCCCTACGACCTGTTCTCCACCTCGGTCGAGGAATTCCTCAACCAGGCGGCCGATGACCCCCTGGTGCTGGCGATCAAGATGACCCTTTACCGCACCTCGAAAAATTCAGCGGTGGTGGCAGCCCTGATCCGGGCAGCCGAAAACGGCAAGCAGGTGATGGCCCTGGTCGAGCTCAAGGCCCGATTTGACGAAGACAACAACATCCAGTGGGCCAAGCAGCTGGAGGCATCAGGGGTGCACGTGGTCTACGGGGTGCTGGGCCTCAAGACCCACACCAAGATCCTACTGGTGGTGCGCAAGGAAAAGGAACGTCTCAATAGCTACGTGCACATCGGCACCGGTAACTACAACTCCAAAACTTCCAGCCTCTACACCGACATCGGCCTGCTCACCGCCCGGCCCGAATTCGGGGCCGACCTGGTGGAACTTTTCAACTACCTGACCGGCTTCTCCAAACAGCAGAGCTTCCGGCGGCTACTGGTCGCACCCGTCACCCTGCGCAGCCGCATGGAAGGCCTGATCCGACGTGAAATCGACCACGCCCTGGCCGGCCGGGGGGGCCATATTCGGGCCAAGATCAATTCCCTGGTCGACCCGGCAATCATCGCCCTGCTCTACGAAGCCTCCCAGGCTGGGGTGACCATCGAATTGGTGGTGCGAGGCATGTGCAGCCTCAGGCCAGCTCTCGAGGGCATCAGCGATGGCATCACTGTGATCAGCGTGATCGGGCGTTTTCTTGAGCATTCGCGCATCTTTTGGTTTGGCAATGGCGGCGCAGCCGAATTGTTCATCGGCAGCGCCGACTGGATGTCACGAAACCTTGACAAGCGCGTGGAAGCTGTTGCCCAGATTGAGGATCCACGCCTGCGCCAGCAGCTCGAACAGATTCTCGATCTATACCTTCAAGACACCGGTGCCTGGCACATGAACAGCGAGGGCCAGTTCCAAAAGCGTCAACATGGGGGCGAACAACATCTCGTGCAGCAAGAAATGGTGAAGCGCTGGCGAGGCGGCCTGATAGCAGCCACTTAG
- a CDS encoding MFS transporter, producing MRNPSRPAISRPSTFFCAFLTLLNDRLGESIVFPLLPFLLASFTGDGRVLGLLAGSYAVAQFAFTPLIGALSDRFGRKPVISICVAGSVLGLALFAITVSLPWRSLWPATNAAGLPLALLFAARLIDGVSGGTAATASAVLADISPPEKRAKAFGLIGVAFGLGFILGPALGGLLGQINVTLPLVLAVAIAALNLVLVLTLLPETHPPEARRAMPRRRDLNPFAALQRVFTNPQVRRLCVAFFLFFLAFNGFTAVLVLYFKQAFNWGPGLAASAFLVVGVVATVVQGGLIGPLVKLCGEWRLTLAGLGFVIAGCLLIPLATKANAQPVVFSAVAILALGTGLVTPCLRSLVSRRLDSEGQGAALGSLQGLQSLGSFLGPPLAGLAYETSGRQSPFWLGIALLVGVALLVAGGLPGQGPGGMTTPIHGSEG from the coding sequence GTGAGGAATCCCAGCCGCCCGGCCATCTCCCGCCCCTCCACCTTCTTCTGCGCCTTCCTCACCCTGCTCAACGACCGGCTGGGGGAGTCGATCGTGTTTCCGCTGTTGCCCTTCCTGCTGGCGAGCTTCACCGGCGACGGCCGGGTGCTGGGCCTGCTGGCCGGCAGCTATGCGGTGGCCCAATTTGCCTTCACGCCCCTGATCGGCGCCCTCAGCGATCGCTTCGGCCGCAAACCGGTGATCAGCATCTGCGTGGCGGGCTCGGTGCTGGGCCTGGCCCTGTTTGCCATCACCGTAAGCCTGCCCTGGCGGAGCCTCTGGCCGGCCACTAACGCCGCCGGGCTGCCCCTGGCCCTGTTGTTTGCCGCCCGGCTGATCGATGGGGTGAGCGGCGGCACCGCCGCCACCGCCAGTGCCGTGCTGGCCGACATCTCGCCGCCGGAAAAACGGGCCAAGGCCTTCGGCCTGATCGGTGTGGCCTTTGGCCTGGGTTTCATTCTCGGCCCGGCCCTGGGGGGGCTGCTCGGCCAGATCAACGTCACCCTGCCGCTGGTGCTGGCGGTGGCCATCGCCGCACTCAACCTGGTGCTGGTGCTCACCCTGCTGCCGGAAACCCACCCGCCAGAAGCACGCCGGGCCATGCCGCGCAGACGGGATCTCAACCCCTTTGCCGCCCTGCAGCGGGTGTTCACCAACCCCCAGGTGCGGCGGCTTTGCGTGGCCTTTTTTCTGTTTTTTCTGGCCTTCAACGGCTTCACCGCCGTGCTGGTGCTCTATTTCAAGCAGGCCTTCAACTGGGGGCCCGGCCTGGCGGCGTCCGCCTTCCTGGTGGTGGGGGTGGTTGCCACGGTGGTGCAGGGCGGCCTGATCGGCCCCCTAGTGAAACTCTGCGGTGAATGGCGCCTCACCCTGGCCGGCCTGGGCTTTGTAATCGCCGGCTGCCTGCTGATCCCCCTGGCCACAAAGGCCAACGCCCAGCCGGTGGTGTTCAGCGCCGTGGCTATCCTGGCCCTCGGCACGGGCCTGGTCACCCCCTGCCTGCGCAGCCTGGTGTCGCGCCGACTCGACAGCGAGGGCCAGGGCGCCGCCCTGGGCAGTCTCCAGGGGCTGCAGAGCCTGGGCAGCTTTCTGGGGCCGCCCCTGGCCGGCCTGGCCTACGAAACCAGCGGTCGCCAGAGCCCCTTCTGGCTTGGCATCGCCCTGCTGGTGGGGGTGGCCCTGCTGGTGGCTGGCGGCTTGCCGGGCCAGGGTCCAGGGGGAATGACAACCCCGATACACGGTTCAGAAGGCTGA